Proteins encoded together in one Balaenoptera musculus isolate JJ_BM4_2016_0621 chromosome 6, mBalMus1.pri.v3, whole genome shotgun sequence window:
- the RALGDS gene encoding ral guanine nucleotide dissociation stimulator isoform X6 has product MMVDCQSSTQEIGEELVNGVIYSISLRKVQVHHGANKGQRWLGYENESALNLYETCKVRTVKAGTLEKLVEHLVPAFQGSDLSYVTIFLCTYRAFTTTQRVLDLLFQRYGRCDALTASSRYGCILPYSSVDGGPQDQLKNAVSSILGTWLDQYSEDFCQPPDFPCLKQLVAYVQLNMPGSDLERRARLLLAQLEHTELTKAEPEGLSPAPKPTPALEPVPAPALAPRPVPGPDLEPVPGPDLEPVPGPDLEPALAPAPAPAPELEPALSQTLELGPAPAPEPSWPSPVAAENGLGEEKPHLLAFPPDLVAEQFTLMDAELFKKVVPYHCLGSIWSQRDKRGKEHLAPTVRATVAQFNSVANCVITTCLGDRNVTARARARVVEHWIEVARECRVLKNFSSLYAILSALQSNSIHRLKKTWEEVSRDSVRIFQKLSEIFSDENNYSLSRELLIKEGTSKFATLEMNPKRAQRRPKEVLSQGVIQGTVPYLGTFLTDLVMLDTAMKDYLYGRLINFEKRRKEFEVIAQIKLLQSACNNYSIAPEEHFGAWFRAMERLSEADSYTLSCELEPPSESASNTLKVKKNTAIVKRWSDRQAPSTELSTSSSCHSKSCDQLRCGPYLSSGDIADALSVHSAGSSSSDVEEINMSFVPESPDGQEKKFWESTSQSSPETSGISSASSSTSSSSASTTPVATTRTHKRSVSGVCSCSSALPLYNQQVGDCCIIRVSLDVDNGNMYKSILVTSQDKAPAVIRKAMDKHNLDADEPEDYELVQVISDDRKLKIPDNANVFYAMNSTANYDFVLKKRTFTKGAKVRHGASSTLPRMKQKGLKIAKGIF; this is encoded by the exons AGCTCCACGCAGGAGATTGGCGAAGAGCTGGTCAACGGGGTCATCTACTCCATCTCCCTGCGCAAGGTTCAGGTGCACCACGGCGCCAACAAGGGCCAGCGCTGGCTCGGG TATGAAAATGAGTCGGCCCTGAACCTGTATGAGACCTGCAAGGTGCGGACCGTGAAGGCAGGCACGCTGGAGAAGCTGGTGGAGCACCTGGTGCCCGCCTTCCAGGGCAGCGACCTCTCCTATGTCACCATCTTCCTGTGCACCTACCGAGCCTTCACCACCACCCAGCGGGTCCTGGACCTGCTGTTCCAAAG GTACGGTAGATGTGACGCTCTCACGGCCTCCTCTAGATACGGGTGCATCCTGCCTTATTCCAGCGTGGACGGCGGACCTCAGGACCAACTGAAAAA TGCCGTCTCCTCCATCCTGGGCACCTGGCTGGACCAGTACTCCGAGGACTTTTGTCAGCCCCCGGACTTCCCCTGCCTCAAGCAGCTGGTGGCCTACGTGCAGCTCAACATGCCTGGCTCCGACCTGGAGCGCCGGGCCCGCCTCCTCCTGGCCCAGCTGGAGCACACGGAGCTCACCAAGGCAGAGCCGGAGG GTCTGTCTCCAGCTCCGAAACCAACTCCAGCCCTAGAGCCAGTGCCAGCACCAGCTCTAGCACCCAGGCCGGTGCCAGGTCCAGACCTTGAGCCGGTGCCAGGTCCAGACCTCGAGCCGGTGCCAGGTCCAGACCTCGAGCCAGCTCtggcaccagcaccagcaccagctcCAGAGCTGGAGCCGGCTctctcgcagactctagagctcGGGCCAGCTCCAGCCCCAGAGCCTTCCTGGCCTTCGCCTGTGGCTGCAGAGAACGGGCTGGGTGAGGAGAAGCCTCACCTCCTGGCATTCCCGCCCGACCTGGTGGCAGAGCAGTTCACGCTGATGGACGCG GAGCTGTTCAAGAAGGTGGTGCCCTACCACTGCCTGGGCTCCATCTGGTCCCAGCGGGACAAGAGGGGCAAGGAGCACCTGGCTCCCACCGTCCGTGCCACCGTCGCCCAGTTCAACAGTGTGGCCAACTGCGTCATCACCACCTGCCTCGGGGACCGGAACGTGACGGCCCGTGCCAGGGCCAGGGTGGTAGAGCACTGGATCGAGGTGGCCAGG gagtGCCGGGTCCTCAAGAACTTTTCGTCCCTCTACGCCATCCTCTCTGCTCTGCAGAGCAACTCCATCCACCGGCTGAAGAAGACGTGGGAAGAAGTTTCCAG ggACAGCGTCCGCATCTTTCAGAAGCTGTCGGAGATTTTCTCAGATGAGAACAACTACTCCCTAAGCAGAGAGCTGCTCATCAAG GAGGGGACCTCCAAGTTTGCCACCCTGGAGATGAACCCCAAGAGAGCCCAGAGGCGGCCGAAGGAGGTG TTGTCACAGGGTGTCATCCAGGGCACCGTTCCCTACCTGGGCACGTTCCTCACAGACCTGGTGATGCTGGACACCGCAATGAAGGACTATCTGTAT GGGAGACTGATCAACTTcgagaagaggaggaag GAATTCGAAGTGATCGCCCAGATCAAGCTGCTCCAGTCGGCCTGCAACAATTACAGCATCGCACCCGAAGAGCACTTTGGGGCCTGGTTCCGGGCTATGGAGCGGCTCAGCGAAGCTGACAG CTACACCTTGTCGTGTGAGCTGGAGCCCCCTTCCGAGTCGGCCAGCAACACCCTCAAGGTCAAGAAGAACACAGCCATCGTCAAGCGCTGGAGCGA CCGCCAGGCCCCCAGCACGGAGCTCAGTACCAGCAGCAGCTGCCACTCCAAGTCCTGTGACCAGCTCAGGTGCGGCCCCTACCTCAGCAGCGGGGACATTGCCGACGCACTCAGTGTCCACTCGGCCGGCTCCTCGAGCTCCGATGTGGAGGAGATCAACATGAGCTTTGTCCCAGAGTCCCCTGACGGCCAGGAGAAGAAG TTCTGGGAGTCCACCTCCCAGTCGTCCCCGGAGACCTCCGGCATCAGCTCGGCCTCCAgcagcacctcctcctcctcagcctccacCACGCCCGTGGCCACCACGCGCACCCACAAGCGCTCCGTGTCGGGGGTCTGCAGCTGCAGCTCCGCGCTGCCCCTCTACAACCAGCAGGTGGGCGACTGCTGCATCATCCGGGTGAGCCTGGACGTGGACAATGGCAACATGTACAAGAGCATCCTG GTGACCAGCCAAGACAAGGCTCCAGCTGTAATCCGCAAAGCCATGGACAAACACAACCTAGACGCGGATGAGCCGGAAGACTACGAGCTGGTGCAGGTTATCTCGGATGATCGAA AGCTGAAGATCCCTGACAACGCCAATGTGTTCTACGCCATGAACTCTACTGCCAACTATGACTTTGTCCTAAAGAAACGGACCTTCACCAAGGGGGCAAAGGTCAGGCATGGAGCCAGCTCTACCCTCCCCCGCATGAAGCAGAAGGGACTCAAGATTGCCAAGGGCATCTTCTAA
- the RALGDS gene encoding ral guanine nucleotide dissociation stimulator isoform X7 — MVQRMWAEAAGPAGGAEPLFPGSRRSRSVWDAVRLEVGGPDSCPVVLHSFTQLDPDLPRLESSTQEIGEELVNGVIYSISLRKVQVHHGANKGQRWLGYENESALNLYETCKVRTVKAGTLEKLVEHLVPAFQGSDLSYVTIFLCTYRAFTTTQRVLDLLFQRYGRCDALTASSRYGCILPYSSVDGGPQDQLKNAVSSILGTWLDQYSEDFCQPPDFPCLKQLVAYVQLNMPGSDLERRARLLLAQLEHTELTKAEPEGLSPAPKPTPALEPVPAPALAPRPVPGPDLEPVPGPDLEPVPGPDLEPALAPAPAPAPELEPALSQTLELGPAPAPEPSWPSPVAAENGLGEEKPHLLAFPPDLVAEQFTLMDAELFKKVVPYHCLGSIWSQRDKRGKEHLAPTVRATVAQFNSVANCVITTCLGDRNVTARARARVVEHWIEVARECRVLKNFSSLYAILSALQSNSIHRLKKTWEEVSRDSVRIFQKLSEIFSDENNYSLSRELLIKEGTSKFATLEMNPKRAQRRPKEVLSQGVIQGTVPYLGTFLTDLVMLDTAMKDYLYGRLINFEKRRKEFEVIAQIKLLQSACNNYSIAPEEHFGAWFRAMERLSEADSYTLSCELEPPSESASNTLKVKKNTAIVKRWSDRQAPSTELSTSSSCHSKSCDQLRCGPYLSSGDIADALSVHSAGSSSSDVEEINMSFVPESPDGQEKKPPPRPWPPRAPTSAPCRGSAAAAPRCPSTTSRWATAASSG, encoded by the exons AGCTCCACGCAGGAGATTGGCGAAGAGCTGGTCAACGGGGTCATCTACTCCATCTCCCTGCGCAAGGTTCAGGTGCACCACGGCGCCAACAAGGGCCAGCGCTGGCTCGGG TATGAAAATGAGTCGGCCCTGAACCTGTATGAGACCTGCAAGGTGCGGACCGTGAAGGCAGGCACGCTGGAGAAGCTGGTGGAGCACCTGGTGCCCGCCTTCCAGGGCAGCGACCTCTCCTATGTCACCATCTTCCTGTGCACCTACCGAGCCTTCACCACCACCCAGCGGGTCCTGGACCTGCTGTTCCAAAG GTACGGTAGATGTGACGCTCTCACGGCCTCCTCTAGATACGGGTGCATCCTGCCTTATTCCAGCGTGGACGGCGGACCTCAGGACCAACTGAAAAA TGCCGTCTCCTCCATCCTGGGCACCTGGCTGGACCAGTACTCCGAGGACTTTTGTCAGCCCCCGGACTTCCCCTGCCTCAAGCAGCTGGTGGCCTACGTGCAGCTCAACATGCCTGGCTCCGACCTGGAGCGCCGGGCCCGCCTCCTCCTGGCCCAGCTGGAGCACACGGAGCTCACCAAGGCAGAGCCGGAGG GTCTGTCTCCAGCTCCGAAACCAACTCCAGCCCTAGAGCCAGTGCCAGCACCAGCTCTAGCACCCAGGCCGGTGCCAGGTCCAGACCTTGAGCCGGTGCCAGGTCCAGACCTCGAGCCGGTGCCAGGTCCAGACCTCGAGCCAGCTCtggcaccagcaccagcaccagctcCAGAGCTGGAGCCGGCTctctcgcagactctagagctcGGGCCAGCTCCAGCCCCAGAGCCTTCCTGGCCTTCGCCTGTGGCTGCAGAGAACGGGCTGGGTGAGGAGAAGCCTCACCTCCTGGCATTCCCGCCCGACCTGGTGGCAGAGCAGTTCACGCTGATGGACGCG GAGCTGTTCAAGAAGGTGGTGCCCTACCACTGCCTGGGCTCCATCTGGTCCCAGCGGGACAAGAGGGGCAAGGAGCACCTGGCTCCCACCGTCCGTGCCACCGTCGCCCAGTTCAACAGTGTGGCCAACTGCGTCATCACCACCTGCCTCGGGGACCGGAACGTGACGGCCCGTGCCAGGGCCAGGGTGGTAGAGCACTGGATCGAGGTGGCCAGG gagtGCCGGGTCCTCAAGAACTTTTCGTCCCTCTACGCCATCCTCTCTGCTCTGCAGAGCAACTCCATCCACCGGCTGAAGAAGACGTGGGAAGAAGTTTCCAG ggACAGCGTCCGCATCTTTCAGAAGCTGTCGGAGATTTTCTCAGATGAGAACAACTACTCCCTAAGCAGAGAGCTGCTCATCAAG GAGGGGACCTCCAAGTTTGCCACCCTGGAGATGAACCCCAAGAGAGCCCAGAGGCGGCCGAAGGAGGTG TTGTCACAGGGTGTCATCCAGGGCACCGTTCCCTACCTGGGCACGTTCCTCACAGACCTGGTGATGCTGGACACCGCAATGAAGGACTATCTGTAT GGGAGACTGATCAACTTcgagaagaggaggaag GAATTCGAAGTGATCGCCCAGATCAAGCTGCTCCAGTCGGCCTGCAACAATTACAGCATCGCACCCGAAGAGCACTTTGGGGCCTGGTTCCGGGCTATGGAGCGGCTCAGCGAAGCTGACAG CTACACCTTGTCGTGTGAGCTGGAGCCCCCTTCCGAGTCGGCCAGCAACACCCTCAAGGTCAAGAAGAACACAGCCATCGTCAAGCGCTGGAGCGA CCGCCAGGCCCCCAGCACGGAGCTCAGTACCAGCAGCAGCTGCCACTCCAAGTCCTGTGACCAGCTCAGGTGCGGCCCCTACCTCAGCAGCGGGGACATTGCCGACGCACTCAGTGTCCACTCGGCCGGCTCCTCGAGCTCCGATGTGGAGGAGATCAACATGAGCTTTGTCCCAGAGTCCCCTGACGGCCAGGAGAAGAAG cctccacCACGCCCGTGGCCACCACGCGCACCCACAAGCGCTCCGTGTCGGGGGTCTGCAGCTGCAGCTCCGCGCTGCCCCTCTACAACCAGCAGGTGGGCGACTGCTGCATCATCCGGGTGA